The proteins below are encoded in one region of Flammeovirga kamogawensis:
- a CDS encoding pyridoxal phosphate-dependent decarboxylase family protein yields the protein MHIWKKKSRAEIQERIFEALDNNTDYFGNQSLGVPGSHLDSKVFPDDAPFLKEAPFITTLLHNPNHIGCHTQGISESFFKGTQSIERELIEVCGTDILNAEINTIDGYVASGGTEANMQAIWIYRNYYKQEFNASNDEIAIISSEDSHYSMAKASNILSLAYYRISVDFDTREVSEDTVGSCIEKAQVDGKKYFIIIANMMTTMYGSVDKVDLFTDYLDAHNLNYKLHIDGAYGGFFFPFSHKQHQLDFRNPKVTSVTLDAHKMLQAPYGTGVFLIRKDWMHYANTKADYVEGDDFTLIGSRSGANAIAIWMILMTYGPYGMREKIYILSKRADWFTHKLDEIGISYFRSKDSNIVTMHADKIRPETAKRFGLVPDVHHNPKWYKVVVMEHVTIEKLEPLIEELSVQ from the coding sequence ATGCACATTTGGAAAAAGAAATCACGCGCAGAAATTCAAGAGAGAATTTTTGAAGCCTTAGATAACAATACAGATTATTTTGGAAATCAATCGTTGGGAGTTCCTGGCTCTCACTTAGATAGTAAAGTTTTCCCAGACGATGCCCCATTTTTAAAAGAGGCTCCATTTATAACTACTCTATTACACAATCCTAACCATATTGGTTGTCACACACAAGGTATTTCCGAAAGCTTCTTTAAAGGAACTCAATCTATTGAAAGAGAGCTTATTGAAGTTTGTGGGACTGATATTCTAAACGCAGAAATTAATACTATTGACGGGTATGTTGCCTCTGGAGGGACTGAAGCTAACATGCAGGCAATATGGATATATCGAAATTATTATAAGCAAGAATTTAATGCTTCTAACGATGAAATTGCGATCATCTCTTCTGAAGATAGTCATTATTCAATGGCCAAAGCTTCTAATATTTTATCGCTTGCTTATTATAGAATTTCTGTTGATTTTGATACAAGAGAGGTCTCAGAAGATACAGTAGGAAGTTGTATTGAAAAGGCACAAGTAGATGGTAAAAAATATTTTATCATTATTGCTAATATGATGACAACAATGTATGGTTCTGTAGATAAAGTAGATTTATTTACTGATTACCTTGATGCTCATAATTTAAATTATAAACTACATATTGATGGTGCCTACGGAGGGTTCTTTTTCCCTTTCTCACATAAGCAACATCAGTTAGATTTTAGAAACCCAAAAGTGACATCTGTTACTTTGGATGCTCATAAAATGTTGCAAGCACCTTATGGAACTGGCGTGTTTTTAATTAGAAAAGACTGGATGCATTATGCCAATACTAAAGCAGATTATGTAGAAGGTGATGACTTTACACTGATAGGTTCTAGGTCTGGTGCAAATGCTATTGCCATTTGGATGATTTTAATGACGTACGGCCCATATGGAATGCGGGAAAAGATTTATATTTTATCTAAAAGAGCAGACTGGTTTACTCATAAATTAGACGAAATTGGTATTTCTTATTTTAGGAGTAAAGATTCTAATATTGTTACTATGCATGCCGATAAAATTCGTCCGGAAACAGCCAAACGATTTGGTTTAGTACCCGATGTTCACCATAATCCAAAATGGTATAAAGTGGTAGTAATGGAACACGTTACAATAGAAAAATTAGAACCACTAATAGAAGAACTTTCCGTTCAATAA
- a CDS encoding glycoside hydrolase family 43 protein: MINKFIKSSLFLCAVLISSLLSNCTQNKELNEEAYLFTYFTGNKITDEKVHFALSTDGYTFTALNNNSAVLNSKKISKTGGVRDPHILRGENGVFYMALTDMVSSKGWDTNRGLILLKSKDLINWSSSAIHFPARFKNQENLKSVWAPQTIYDKESGKYIIYWSSKYGTKEEVLYYAFVNSDFTDLEGYPTPLFIPKNKAHCIDGDIIIKDDLYYLFYKTSNENGKGIKVATATSLTANKWKEYPNFLQKTDKQVEGSGIFKRNNSTDYILMYDLFQDHGYEFCKSKDLLNFVPTEKKVKLNFSPRHGTILPITGKEYDLLLEKWGMQ, translated from the coding sequence ATGATAAACAAATTTATAAAAAGTAGCTTGTTCTTATGTGCGGTACTCATAAGTAGTTTACTATCTAATTGTACTCAAAATAAAGAACTAAATGAAGAGGCTTATCTTTTTACTTACTTTACAGGAAATAAAATTACTGACGAAAAAGTACACTTTGCCCTTAGTACTGATGGATATACATTTACAGCCTTAAATAATAACTCTGCAGTGCTTAACTCTAAAAAAATAAGCAAAACAGGAGGAGTACGAGACCCTCATATTTTAAGAGGAGAAAACGGGGTATTTTACATGGCTCTTACAGATATGGTATCAAGTAAGGGGTGGGATACTAACAGAGGATTAATTTTATTAAAATCAAAAGATCTAATAAACTGGTCTTCATCTGCTATTCATTTTCCAGCACGTTTTAAAAACCAAGAAAATTTAAAAAGTGTGTGGGCGCCTCAAACTATTTATGATAAAGAAAGTGGTAAATATATAATCTATTGGTCGTCCAAATATGGTACTAAAGAGGAGGTACTTTATTATGCATTTGTAAATTCAGATTTCACAGATTTAGAAGGGTACCCTACGCCACTTTTTATCCCTAAAAATAAAGCACATTGTATAGATGGAGATATAATTATTAAAGACGATTTATACTATCTTTTTTATAAGACAAGTAATGAAAACGGCAAGGGTATAAAAGTGGCGACAGCAACATCTTTAACTGCAAATAAATGGAAAGAGTACCCTAATTTTCTTCAAAAAACAGATAAGCAAGTAGAAGGTTCTGGCATTTTTAAACGTAACAATTCAACTGATTATATTTTAATGTACGATCTTTTTCAAGATCATGGTTATGAGTTTTGTAAAAGCAAAGACCTCCTAAATTTTGTTCCTACCGAAAAGAAAGTAAAACTCAATTTTAGCCCAAGACACGGTACAATTCTTCCTATTACGGGCAAAGAATATGATTTATTACTTGAAAAGTGGGGAATGCAATAA
- a CDS encoding sulfatase-like hydrolase/transferase: protein MKSMLNIVVILLASIHCFAQIDRPNVVFILADDLGVNALGCYGNDFVETPAIDQLAKEGIRFTNAYSNDPTCAPSRASIMTGQYVPRHKIYRVSDRYKKDQATLQNMQYLPPENNKPNGKGVGLSLDKVLIPEALKENGYATAGFGKWHLGTKELSMQNQGFDEAIETKKHYNFTHFPTQTDVLENDYNADYITKKGIAFIEKQVNNNTPFFLFLPYYLVHKPLEPKLETYTYFKDKYNFDEETTKVLAMIKNLDESVAKVLSSLKKLNIEDNTLIIFASDNGHYKTSNGMFTKPYQGYKGNTLEGGIRVPYIMKYSKKIKANQVSTSPIIHVDIYPTILSFTNTLLPKKHVLDGVNLQPITTGEKKLIADRKLIWQYTNYSRFNKKSKKFTAEWVNVIQYKGFKMTEFVENNTYKLFDLTTDPYEQNEITNVLPQKIKELSALLQKWKEDTNAELPRVNPAYIHPIN, encoded by the coding sequence ATGAAATCAATGCTAAATATTGTTGTCATTCTTTTAGCTTCTATACATTGTTTTGCTCAAATAGATCGTCCAAATGTTGTATTTATTTTAGCGGATGATTTAGGAGTAAATGCACTAGGGTGTTATGGAAATGATTTTGTAGAAACTCCTGCAATAGATCAATTAGCAAAAGAAGGTATTCGGTTTACAAATGCTTATTCTAACGATCCTACTTGTGCCCCATCAAGAGCTTCTATTATGACAGGTCAGTATGTTCCTCGTCATAAAATATATAGAGTGTCTGACCGGTACAAAAAAGATCAGGCAACACTTCAAAACATGCAATATTTGCCTCCAGAAAACAATAAACCGAATGGAAAAGGGGTTGGTTTAAGTCTAGATAAAGTATTAATTCCGGAAGCATTAAAAGAAAATGGTTATGCAACTGCGGGTTTTGGGAAATGGCACCTTGGTACCAAAGAGTTAAGTATGCAAAACCAAGGTTTTGATGAAGCCATTGAAACAAAAAAGCATTATAACTTTACGCACTTTCCTACACAAACTGATGTTCTAGAAAATGATTATAATGCGGATTATATTACAAAAAAAGGGATTGCATTTATAGAGAAACAAGTTAATAACAACACTCCATTTTTCTTGTTTTTACCTTACTATTTAGTACATAAACCCTTAGAACCAAAACTAGAAACTTACACCTACTTTAAAGATAAATATAACTTTGATGAAGAAACAACGAAAGTTTTGGCAATGATAAAAAACCTTGATGAAAGTGTTGCTAAGGTTCTTTCTAGTCTCAAAAAGTTAAATATTGAAGACAATACTTTAATAATTTTTGCTTCGGATAATGGGCATTATAAAACAAGCAATGGAATGTTTACAAAACCTTACCAAGGTTATAAAGGCAATACGTTAGAAGGAGGTATAAGAGTACCTTATATCATGAAATATAGTAAGAAGATTAAAGCAAACCAGGTTTCTACTTCTCCAATAATTCACGTAGATATTTATCCCACCATTTTATCGTTTACAAACACGCTTCTACCAAAAAAACATGTACTTGATGGGGTGAATTTACAGCCTATTACAACAGGTGAAAAGAAGTTAATTGCTGATAGAAAGCTTATTTGGCAATACACAAATTATTCTCGATTCAATAAAAAAAGTAAAAAGTTTACCGCTGAGTGGGTGAATGTAATTCAATATAAAGGTTTTAAAATGACTGAGTTTGTGGAAAACAATACCTATAAATTATTTGATTTAACCACGGACCCTTATGAACAAAATGAAATAACTAATGTTTTACCTCAAAAAATTAAAGAGTTGAGTGCACTTCTTCAAAAATGGAAAGAGGATACCAATGCAGAGTTACCAAGAGTAAACCCAGCTTATATCCATCCTATCAATTAA
- a CDS encoding GLPGLI family protein, producing MIWEVTDESKIIDNNHCIKALTTFGQYKFEAWFTPEIPIADGPYMFRGLPGLIVAVNDTQNLHKFEMISIETDTTYELRDTSTGREFLNPIKQKLALRNVIKQKNKLEAGYDISFDFTSKHRIERPYLEDSSEENIKKQKLKYTLYDYLLFREYTLQKGL from the coding sequence ATGATTTGGGAAGTAACAGATGAAAGCAAAATTATAGATAACAATCATTGTATTAAAGCATTAACAACTTTCGGTCAATATAAATTTGAAGCATGGTTTACACCTGAAATTCCAATTGCTGACGGACCATATATGTTTAGAGGGTTACCAGGTTTGATTGTTGCTGTGAATGATACTCAAAATTTACATAAGTTTGAAATGATAAGTATTGAAACCGATACTACTTATGAATTACGAGACACATCAACTGGTAGAGAATTTCTTAATCCTATTAAACAAAAGTTAGCTTTAAGAAATGTAATAAAGCAAAAAAATAAACTTGAAGCAGGTTATGATATAAGTTTTGACTTTACTTCAAAACATAGAATTGAAAGACCATACCTTGAAGATTCATCTGAAGAAAACATTAAAAAACAAAAATTGAAATATACTTTATATGACTATCTACTTTTTAGAGAATACACTCTTCAAAAAGGTCTTTAA
- a CDS encoding glycosyl hydrolase 53 family protein, whose protein sequence is MKTTTLLLIILFLSTFKMSAQVFYKGADLSYVNQLEDCGAVYYDEGISTDPFEIMANHGANLIRVRLWHNPMAHSEFPTNYSSFEDAVITITRAKNEGMHVLLDFHYSDSWADPGKQTIPAAWASLVDDTPALETKMYDYTYKVLTDLDAMGLMPEMVQVGNESNGQMLSAEGVNIKTVNWERQSALLKAGIAGVRAAGNVSSIQPQIVLHIANPAHGDDWFGNAISNGVTDFDIMGFSLYPEWHGGNVGQAGNTIEYLKEKYNKEVLLVEVGLPFTLDYNDTAPNMLSAMPSGYEVSATGQRDWLIDITTEVYNRGGMGVVYWEPAWVSTSCETEWGTGSHWENGAFFNFSNELILDGGIQFLEQQYVPDVINNVTFRVDMSAETGVTEAFITGDFTGTSEWEILPMIAQGDGIFTYTTTILEGTTGGYFFLKGSNWTERETVPTACALMWDNDRQYTITSGENIFSYAWQDCTPQLTREVTFQVDMTGTTASGAFITGDFTGETSWEILPMEHQGNNIYTYTTTLEIGETGAFYFLKENNWSDREIVPIECAIMWGVDRQYIVGNTNNTIELMWESCTNTSSARVIDESLETELSSQISLYPNPSKSFIKVKGVTQSNYQLYSLEGVTVLEGILENGNSSINIEQLPKGMYVLHLTKKGTQTSNVFRFLKD, encoded by the coding sequence ATGAAAACAACTACACTACTATTAATCATCTTATTCTTGTCTACATTTAAAATGTCGGCACAAGTTTTTTACAAAGGAGCAGACCTGTCTTATGTAAATCAATTGGAAGATTGTGGAGCCGTTTATTACGACGAGGGTATTTCTACAGATCCATTTGAAATTATGGCCAATCATGGTGCAAATCTTATTCGGGTAAGGTTATGGCATAACCCAATGGCCCATTCCGAATTCCCTACCAATTATTCTTCTTTTGAAGATGCGGTAATAACTATTACAAGAGCAAAAAATGAAGGAATGCATGTACTATTGGATTTTCATTATTCTGATAGTTGGGCAGACCCAGGAAAACAGACTATTCCTGCAGCTTGGGCCTCTTTAGTAGATGACACCCCAGCTTTAGAAACAAAAATGTACGATTATACCTATAAAGTACTTACAGATTTGGACGCTATGGGTTTAATGCCAGAAATGGTACAAGTCGGTAACGAGTCTAATGGACAAATGTTAAGTGCCGAAGGTGTGAATATTAAAACAGTAAACTGGGAAAGACAAAGTGCACTGCTTAAAGCTGGTATTGCAGGAGTGAGAGCAGCAGGTAATGTATCTTCTATTCAACCTCAAATTGTTTTACATATTGCTAATCCAGCACATGGCGATGATTGGTTTGGAAATGCAATTAGTAATGGAGTCACAGATTTTGATATCATGGGCTTTTCTTTATATCCAGAGTGGCATGGAGGAAATGTTGGACAAGCAGGTAACACCATTGAATACCTGAAAGAGAAATATAACAAAGAAGTTTTACTCGTAGAAGTTGGTTTACCTTTTACGCTAGATTATAATGATACTGCTCCAAACATGCTATCTGCTATGCCTAGTGGGTACGAAGTGAGTGCAACAGGACAGAGAGATTGGTTGATAGATATTACCACAGAAGTGTACAATAGAGGAGGAATGGGTGTAGTGTATTGGGAACCAGCATGGGTTTCTACAAGTTGTGAAACAGAATGGGGAACTGGATCGCACTGGGAAAATGGAGCATTTTTCAATTTTAGTAATGAATTAATTTTGGATGGTGGCATTCAATTTTTGGAACAGCAGTATGTGCCAGATGTAATAAACAATGTTACTTTTAGAGTGGATATGTCGGCAGAAACAGGAGTAACTGAAGCCTTCATAACAGGAGATTTTACAGGAACATCAGAATGGGAAATTTTGCCTATGATTGCTCAAGGAGATGGGATTTTTACATATACAACTACAATTTTAGAAGGAACAACAGGAGGTTATTTTTTTCTAAAAGGAAGCAATTGGACAGAAAGAGAAACGGTACCAACAGCATGTGCTTTAATGTGGGATAATGATAGACAATATACAATTACAAGTGGAGAGAATATTTTTTCTTATGCTTGGCAAGATTGTACACCTCAATTAACTAGAGAAGTTACTTTTCAAGTTGACATGACAGGTACTACAGCTTCTGGAGCCTTCATAACAGGAGATTTTACTGGAGAAACTAGTTGGGAAATTTTACCAATGGAACATCAAGGAAATAATATTTATACATATACTACAACTTTAGAAATAGGAGAGACTGGCGCATTTTATTTCTTAAAAGAAAACAATTGGTCAGATAGGGAAATAGTACCTATAGAATGTGCAATAATGTGGGGTGTTGATAGACAATACATTGTAGGAAATACAAATAATACAATTGAACTTATGTGGGAAAGTTGTACAAATACATCGTCTGCTAGAGTAATTGATGAATCATTGGAAACAGAACTTTCATCACAAATATCTCTATACCCTAACCCATCAAAATCCTTTATTAAAGTGAAAGGGGTAACTCAATCAAATTATCAATTATATAGTTTAGAAGGTGTTACAGTTTTAGAAGGAATACTAGAGAATGGAAACTCGTCCATAAATATAGAACAGCTTCCTAAAGGAATGTATGTTTTGCATCTGACAAAAAAAGGTACACAGACTAGTAATGTTTTCAGATTCTTAAAAGATTAG
- a CDS encoding glycoside hydrolase family 3 protein: MSLEQKIGQLFQVAAFSNRDEKHEEEILTLIEKYHLGGLTFFQGEPFKQVELTNKYQSKSSVPLFINIDAEWGLAMRLQGTTQFPYQMALGAIADDALIFKMARKIGEHCKRIGVCSPLAPVVDVNNNPKNPVINYRSFGEDKVKVANKGIAYMKGLQSVHVLDNAKHFPGHGDTATDSHLDLPRLSHSSERLNAIELYPFKELIKNGLSSIMTAHLEIPVWDKRDNMPTTLSNKILSSILFDQLDFKGLAITDAMDMQGITKYYKDGEADLMAILAGNHIITNSRSVPKGVEKIKQALVNGDFSEEQLDEIVTNLLAMKKWVGLDQLKEINSRNLSADLNDEESKQLNKALAEASITYLGKSPMQPIDKDKTIYLKLVGEHQTISTREQVAHHLKEIRKEEKNVLFNGLRALEVTTLTWNEREGEASLKKLLEKVENYERVILSIHGINIKPFNHFDLPEIIRKQVLDFLSNKQVTLLFFGNAYGLDEIENIEIAKEVLLTYQDSEFMQEAALRVLSGEIECKGELPVSLKKLP; encoded by the coding sequence ATGTCTTTAGAACAGAAAATTGGTCAACTTTTTCAAGTAGCTGCCTTTTCTAATAGAGATGAAAAGCACGAAGAAGAAATTCTTACATTAATTGAAAAATACCATTTAGGAGGGCTAACATTTTTTCAGGGAGAACCATTCAAGCAGGTAGAATTAACCAATAAATACCAGTCTAAAAGTAGTGTGCCTTTGTTTATAAATATAGATGCAGAATGGGGATTAGCCATGCGATTACAAGGCACAACACAGTTTCCGTATCAGATGGCTTTAGGTGCGATTGCGGATGATGCTTTAATTTTTAAAATGGCACGAAAAATAGGAGAGCATTGTAAAAGAATAGGAGTTTGTTCTCCGTTGGCTCCTGTAGTAGATGTAAATAACAACCCTAAAAATCCTGTAATTAATTATCGTTCTTTTGGAGAAGATAAGGTTAAAGTAGCAAATAAAGGGATAGCTTATATGAAGGGTTTACAATCTGTACATGTATTAGATAATGCAAAGCACTTTCCGGGTCATGGTGATACAGCTACAGATTCACATTTAGATTTGCCACGTTTATCACATTCTTCTGAGCGTTTAAATGCAATTGAATTATATCCATTTAAAGAGCTTATAAAGAATGGTTTAAGTAGTATAATGACGGCACATCTAGAAATTCCTGTTTGGGATAAAAGAGATAACATGCCTACAACATTGTCTAATAAAATTCTTTCTTCTATCCTTTTTGATCAATTAGATTTTAAAGGGCTAGCCATTACAGACGCAATGGATATGCAAGGAATTACTAAATATTATAAGGATGGTGAGGCTGATTTAATGGCAATTTTAGCAGGAAATCATATCATTACAAATAGCAGAAGTGTACCAAAAGGTGTTGAGAAGATAAAGCAAGCACTTGTAAATGGTGATTTTTCTGAAGAGCAATTAGATGAAATTGTAACTAATTTATTGGCCATGAAAAAGTGGGTAGGTTTAGATCAATTGAAAGAAATTAATTCAAGAAATTTATCAGCTGATCTAAATGATGAGGAAAGCAAACAACTAAACAAAGCGTTGGCAGAGGCATCCATCACTTATTTGGGAAAATCACCTATGCAGCCTATAGATAAAGACAAAACAATCTACTTAAAGTTGGTTGGAGAGCATCAGACAATAAGTACTAGAGAACAAGTTGCTCATCATTTAAAAGAAATAAGAAAAGAAGAAAAGAATGTGTTATTTAATGGCTTAAGAGCTTTAGAAGTCACTACTTTAACATGGAATGAAAGGGAGGGAGAAGCATCATTAAAAAAGCTACTTGAAAAAGTAGAAAATTATGAACGTGTAATTCTGAGTATACATGGAATTAATATTAAGCCTTTTAACCACTTTGATCTCCCTGAAATTATAAGAAAGCAAGTATTAGATTTTCTTTCTAATAAACAGGTAACTCTACTCTTTTTTGGAAATGCGTATGGCCTAGATGAAATTGAAAACATCGAAATTGCAAAAGAAGTACTATTAACTTATCAAGATTCTGAGTTTATGCAAGAAGCCGCACTTCGAGTTTTAAGCGGTGAGATAGAGTGTAAAGGGGAGTTACCAGTTAGCCTCAAAAAATTACCATAA
- a CDS encoding caspase family protein, whose translation MKINNKLLLLLVALLGYLATNAQTYDQPELSESVQYALIIGTDKYDGKPMWPNLDNAENDAKSINTVLKKEYDFSTKLLLSPTLEEVEKAILTYHQFIKPKDRFLIYIAGHGDYDQKQFDDGFLVFKDSKTTRKDPTRKSYLQYRRLNGLLNALEANHVALVLDVCFGGSFNEKLRDETPKYRGKVEDEMVTGRFLKKKMNKVTRVYLTSGALERVSDGVDGHSPFCSAILNVLDNDQNTLFTLSDVHQQTKRSMSESMYGSFGKNELGSEYIFSRSNSSTLSNVQTGKEEIAMENNLTRGQKKEDNILLYCIVLVIAIGATINFFVIKKRKEQPQNSEEEVNQIVPEKTESTSTEKAELVEVEELLPDTVEGQLSSITKRPFDQIEIKNKVEVEHQLKLYTIHQKNLRAALEAKAKYGDMAPPILIHRINDAKAELEKIKTELLKYIQ comes from the coding sequence ATGAAAATTAATAACAAACTTTTACTCTTGCTTGTGGCATTACTTGGTTATTTAGCCACGAATGCACAAACATACGATCAACCAGAATTATCTGAGAGCGTGCAATATGCACTAATTATTGGTACAGATAAGTACGATGGAAAGCCCATGTGGCCAAACCTAGATAATGCAGAAAATGATGCAAAGAGCATTAATACAGTATTAAAAAAAGAATATGATTTTTCTACAAAATTATTATTATCTCCAACTTTAGAAGAGGTGGAGAAAGCAATTCTTACGTATCATCAGTTCATAAAACCTAAAGATAGGTTTCTAATATATATTGCTGGCCATGGAGATTATGATCAAAAACAATTTGATGATGGATTCCTAGTATTTAAAGACAGTAAAACCACAAGAAAAGATCCTACTAGAAAATCTTATCTTCAGTACAGAAGGTTAAATGGTTTATTAAACGCTTTAGAAGCAAACCATGTGGCATTGGTATTAGATGTTTGCTTTGGAGGGAGTTTTAATGAAAAACTAAGAGATGAAACACCTAAATATAGAGGTAAGGTAGAAGATGAAATGGTAACGGGTCGTTTTCTTAAAAAGAAGATGAATAAGGTGACAAGGGTTTATTTAACATCTGGTGCTTTAGAAAGAGTATCTGATGGTGTTGATGGACATTCTCCTTTTTGTAGTGCCATTCTCAATGTTCTTGATAACGACCAGAACACACTTTTTACATTATCTGATGTACACCAACAGACAAAACGATCGATGTCGGAAAGTATGTACGGTTCTTTTGGTAAAAATGAGTTAGGAAGTGAATATATTTTTAGCAGATCAAATTCTTCTACATTGTCCAATGTACAGACAGGGAAAGAGGAGATTGCTATGGAAAATAATTTAACAAGAGGCCAGAAAAAAGAAGATAATATTCTACTCTATTGTATCGTCTTGGTGATCGCAATTGGAGCTACGATCAACTTTTTTGTTATTAAAAAGCGTAAAGAACAACCTCAAAATTCAGAAGAGGAGGTAAATCAAATAGTACCAGAGAAAACAGAAAGTACCTCTACAGAAAAAGCTGAACTTGTAGAAGTTGAAGAGTTATTACCAGACACGGTAGAAGGTCAATTATCATCTATAACAAAAAGACCTTTTGATCAGATAGAGATAAAAAATAAAGTTGAAGTGGAACATCAATTAAAATTGTATACCATCCATCAAAAAAATCTGCGTGCAGCATTAGAAGCAAAAGCTAAATATGGTGATATGGCACCTCCAATTTTAATACATAGAATAAATGATGCGAAAGCAGAATTGGAGAAAATAAAAACGGAACTACTGAAATACATCCAATAA
- a CDS encoding macro domain-containing protein → MEHNKATYYIGGSKFNLIYDDITQVPSDAIVSSDDEMITMGGGVSATIRRNGGPYIQEDAQKHTALSLGDVVVSSAGTLQMKYVFHAITINYQNEEYLDEDALKMIMDNVLSLSKALKIKRISLPAIGTGAARFSFTDAVKIITQSIASFLQQNECIEAFNLCLLKDDDVTKEKVNKLFEESVSYFSISQQNNTIKNLLTEANESLKVQEKVDVALVKKLEDGFARINEIEQTKSNVILPNSIPTLLEDLGFLHELLHSVNTNKHRIEQLREDKNVLEQKMNYQRTALRHYELEKAKYGGEMVPFRLLMQIEEVEKEIDTTEKSINEMNAELKSYIEVAGLK, encoded by the coding sequence ATGGAACATAACAAAGCAACATACTATATAGGTGGATCAAAATTTAATTTGATCTATGACGATATCACTCAGGTACCATCAGATGCTATTGTGAGTTCTGACGATGAAATGATTACAATGGGTGGAGGAGTATCTGCCACTATCCGTAGAAATGGTGGTCCATATATTCAAGAAGATGCTCAAAAACATACAGCTCTTTCTTTGGGTGACGTAGTGGTTTCTTCGGCAGGGACTTTACAAATGAAATATGTTTTCCATGCCATAACTATAAACTACCAAAATGAAGAGTACCTTGATGAAGATGCTCTAAAAATGATTATGGATAATGTGCTTTCATTAAGTAAAGCACTAAAAATAAAAAGGATATCGTTACCTGCAATTGGAACTGGAGCTGCACGGTTTAGCTTTACTGATGCTGTGAAGATTATTACACAATCAATTGCCTCATTTTTACAACAAAACGAATGTATCGAAGCCTTTAATTTATGTCTTCTAAAAGATGATGACGTAACCAAGGAAAAGGTGAATAAATTGTTTGAAGAATCTGTAAGTTACTTTTCTATCTCTCAGCAAAATAATACAATTAAAAACTTATTGACAGAAGCCAACGAGTCGTTAAAAGTACAAGAGAAAGTGGATGTTGCTTTAGTAAAAAAACTAGAAGATGGTTTTGCTAGAATTAATGAAATTGAGCAAACAAAAAGTAATGTAATTTTACCAAATTCAATTCCTACTTTATTAGAGGATCTTGGATTCCTACATGAACTTCTACATTCTGTAAATACAAATAAGCACAGAATAGAACAATTAAGAGAGGATAAAAATGTGTTAGAGCAGAAAATGAACTACCAAAGAACTGCTTTAAGGCATTATGAACTAGAAAAAGCGAAGTATGGCGGAGAGATGGTTCCTTTTAGATTATTAATGCAAATTGAAGAAGTTGAAAAGGAAATAGATACTACAGAAAAAAGCATAAATGAGATGAATGCTGAATTAAAATCTTATATTGAAGTAGCAGGTTTGAAATAA